A single region of the Acidobacteriota bacterium genome encodes:
- a CDS encoding TlpA disulfide reductase family protein produces the protein MTKDSKKNSKQKLGEEPHLEEDGSDDLLSQTLQPSDEGPVRSGKQAKFLFGLILALALLSLFIPRGDGTSTAPGGFLLDATGRPTTLGDHLTPVVLLHFWATWCPPCIQEIPALERLARDFSGKPGFQVVMVAVDDELQKVQPFVGERAFAVLYDPEWQVAHRYGTRKLPETHVLVNNRKIDRLRFVGATNWDNPEIRATLDQIIQRVADGDELEAIIEDVQLDRSLLDNTAG, from the coding sequence ATGACCAAAGACTCCAAGAAGAACTCGAAGCAGAAGCTCGGCGAGGAGCCGCATCTCGAGGAGGACGGCAGTGACGACCTGCTGAGCCAAACCCTTCAACCCAGCGACGAAGGCCCCGTCCGCTCCGGCAAGCAGGCAAAATTCCTGTTCGGTTTGATCCTGGCGCTGGCTCTCCTCTCCCTCTTCATCCCCCGCGGCGACGGCACCTCCACCGCCCCCGGAGGCTTCCTCCTCGACGCCACCGGCCGCCCCACCACCCTCGGCGACCATCTGACGCCGGTGGTGCTGCTGCATTTCTGGGCAACCTGGTGTCCGCCGTGTATCCAGGAGATTCCAGCCCTCGAACGACTGGCCCGGGATTTCTCCGGCAAACCCGGATTCCAGGTGGTGATGGTGGCGGTAGACGACGAGCTGCAGAAGGTGCAGCCCTTCGTCGGCGAGCGGGCCTTCGCGGTGCTCTACGACCCGGAGTGGCAGGTGGCCCACCGCTACGGCACCCGCAAGCTGCCGGAAACCCACGTACTGGTGAACAACCGCAAGATCGACCGCCTGCGCTTCGTCGGCGCCACCAATTGGGACAATCCGGAGATCCGCGCCACCCTCGACCAGATCATCCAGCGGGTAGCTGACGGAGACGAGCTGGAGGCGATCATCGAGGATGTCCAGCTGGACCGCTCGCTGCTCGACAACACCGCAGGCTGA